One window of the Pirellulales bacterium genome contains the following:
- a CDS encoding cytochrome b/b6 domain-containing protein has protein sequence MSSAVIIHRHARATRVMHWINALCVFLVLMSGLQIFNAHPRLYWGKSGANADPAVLEMTYKDLPTGQPAGIVRIGKHEIATTGVLGLSVDSSGNLAARAFPSWATIPGDQDLATGRQWHFFFAWILVFNSSLYMLVSFATRHIQRDLMPSRAEWSLRAIAHDFWDHLRLRFPKGEAARQYNALQKLAYLAVLFVLAPMIVTTGLTMSPGFDAGFPWLLSLFGGRQSARTLHFICAMAVVGFIVIHLAMVVLAGPLNELRSMISGRYTLPREEPK, from the coding sequence GTCCAGCGCGGTTATCATCCATCGCCATGCGCGCGCGACCCGAGTGATGCATTGGATAAATGCACTGTGCGTTTTTCTGGTGCTGATGAGCGGTCTGCAAATATTCAATGCGCATCCGCGGCTCTATTGGGGAAAGTCCGGGGCCAATGCCGACCCGGCCGTGCTCGAGATGACGTATAAGGATTTGCCGACCGGTCAGCCCGCCGGAATTGTCCGTATCGGCAAGCACGAAATTGCAACGACAGGCGTGTTGGGACTTTCTGTGGACAGCAGCGGAAATCTTGCCGCGCGCGCCTTTCCAAGTTGGGCAACGATACCTGGCGATCAGGACCTGGCTACCGGCAGGCAATGGCATTTCTTCTTTGCCTGGATTCTGGTCTTTAACAGCTCGCTTTATATGCTGGTGAGCTTCGCCACTCGGCATATTCAGCGCGACCTGATGCCGAGCCGGGCGGAATGGTCACTTCGGGCTATCGCACATGATTTCTGGGATCACCTTCGACTGCGCTTTCCCAAGGGGGAGGCTGCGAGGCAATACAACGCCCTTCAAAAGCTTGCCTACCTTGCGGTTCTTTTCGTACTTGCGCCGATGATTGTGACTACGGGTCTCACGATGTCGCCGGGCTTCGATGCGGGCTTTCCCTGGCTCCTGAGTCTCTTCGGCGGGCGTCAAAGCGCGCGTACATTGCATTTTATCTGCGCGATGGCGGTCGTCGGCTTCATCGTCATTCACCTGGCAATGGTGGTGCTGGCAGGGCCACTGAAC